In a genomic window of Ralstonia nicotianae:
- a CDS encoding cupin domain-containing protein — MTTTAYDAYRESIAGRADVADTPELLAYYQQLARLQAGALWTVANKIEPWQPKSDSVPVLWRYRDLRDHVLRSVALVSPEKAGRRVIYLNNPGRQEVSAAVGWLYSGLQVMHPGEVATAHAHSSSALRFIMEGRGAYTIVDGHKMTLDANDFVLTPNGTWHEHGVEADGLPCIWQDGLDIPLVNALEAGFYAVHPDLHQAVGYPVNDSTALWGAPGLRPHDARWSKPYSPLFKYAWGPTYEALQRYAYTVEGSPFDGALMHYANPVTGGHVMSTIGASMQLLRPGFVGKAHRHTGSFLYQVAKGSGYSIINGQRFDWRERDIFCVPSWAWHEHVNGSASEDACLFCFSDLPVMEKLGLYREEALADNDGHQPLPGPAAK, encoded by the coding sequence ATGACAACAACCGCGTACGACGCCTATCGGGAAAGCATTGCCGGCCGTGCCGACGTGGCGGACACCCCGGAGCTGCTGGCCTACTACCAGCAGTTGGCGCGCCTGCAGGCCGGCGCACTGTGGACGGTGGCGAACAAGATCGAGCCCTGGCAGCCGAAGTCGGATTCCGTGCCGGTCCTGTGGCGCTACCGGGATCTGCGCGACCACGTGCTGCGCTCGGTGGCCCTCGTCTCGCCCGAAAAGGCGGGGCGTCGCGTCATCTACCTGAACAACCCCGGCCGGCAGGAGGTCAGCGCGGCGGTCGGCTGGCTGTACTCGGGGCTGCAGGTGATGCACCCCGGCGAAGTCGCCACGGCGCACGCGCATTCCTCGTCGGCGCTGCGCTTCATCATGGAAGGGCGCGGCGCGTACACCATCGTCGACGGCCACAAGATGACGCTCGACGCCAATGACTTCGTGCTCACGCCCAACGGTACGTGGCACGAGCACGGCGTCGAGGCGGACGGCCTGCCGTGCATCTGGCAGGACGGCCTGGACATTCCCCTGGTCAACGCGCTGGAGGCCGGCTTCTACGCCGTCCACCCCGATCTGCACCAGGCCGTCGGATACCCGGTCAACGACTCGACGGCGCTCTGGGGCGCGCCCGGCCTGCGCCCGCACGACGCGCGCTGGAGCAAGCCCTATTCGCCGCTGTTCAAGTATGCGTGGGGGCCGACGTACGAAGCGCTGCAGCGCTACGCGTACACCGTCGAGGGCAGCCCCTTCGACGGCGCCCTGATGCACTACGCCAACCCGGTGACCGGCGGCCACGTCATGTCGACCATCGGCGCCAGCATGCAGTTGCTGCGGCCGGGCTTCGTCGGCAAGGCGCACCGCCACACCGGCAGCTTCCTCTACCAGGTCGCCAAGGGCAGCGGCTATTCGATCATCAACGGCCAGCGCTTCGACTGGCGCGAACGCGACATCTTCTGCGTCCCGTCGTGGGCCTGGCACGAGCACGTCAACGGCAGCGCCAGCGAAGACGCCTGCCTGTTCTGCTTCAGCGACCTGCCGGTGATGGAAAAGCTCGGCCTCTACCGGGAGGAAGCCCTGGCCGACAACGATGGACACCAGCCGCTGCCTGGTCCCGCAGCGAAGTAA
- a CDS encoding fumarylacetoacetate hydrolase family protein yields the protein MRLVTFRAHVNAAARLGAIVDNLVVDLERFGEHVGCDLPADMLAFIDLGPHAVAATTALLDEYRGNWPLGTAVPLANVKLLAPIPRPRKNIFGIGLNYVEHVAESSRTLDTAKELPKQPVIFSKPPTTVIGPGDAIEHNAAITRQLDWEVELAVIIGTRAKRVGEADALAHVFGYSLLIDMSARDCRRAGQWIYSKGQDTYAPFGPVIVTADEIPDPHNLDLSLKVNGVTKQDSNTRHMLFKVPALIADISAGITLEPGDIIATGTPEGVGAGRDPQEWVWPGDIIEAQLEKIGALRHPVVAVGDSAQVEAGQPVRRVA from the coding sequence ATGCGACTCGTAACCTTCCGCGCCCACGTGAATGCGGCCGCCCGCCTCGGCGCCATCGTGGACAACCTCGTCGTCGACCTGGAGCGCTTCGGCGAGCATGTCGGCTGCGACCTGCCCGCCGACATGCTGGCGTTCATCGACCTTGGGCCCCACGCGGTCGCGGCAACCACCGCGCTGCTCGACGAATACCGCGGCAACTGGCCGCTGGGCACCGCCGTGCCGCTGGCCAACGTCAAGCTGCTCGCGCCGATTCCCCGGCCGCGCAAGAACATCTTCGGCATCGGCCTCAACTACGTCGAACACGTGGCCGAGTCGAGCCGCACGCTGGACACCGCGAAGGAACTGCCCAAGCAGCCCGTCATTTTCAGCAAGCCGCCGACCACGGTGATCGGCCCGGGCGATGCCATCGAGCACAACGCCGCCATCACCCGGCAACTGGACTGGGAAGTGGAGCTGGCCGTCATCATCGGCACGCGCGCCAAGCGGGTCGGCGAGGCCGACGCGCTCGCCCACGTGTTCGGCTACAGCCTGCTGATCGACATGAGCGCGCGCGACTGCCGGCGCGCCGGCCAGTGGATCTATTCCAAGGGGCAGGATACGTACGCCCCCTTCGGCCCCGTCATCGTCACGGCCGATGAGATTCCCGATCCGCACAACCTGGACCTGAGCCTGAAGGTGAACGGCGTGACCAAGCAGGATTCCAACACGCGCCACATGCTGTTCAAGGTGCCGGCGCTGATCGCCGACATCAGCGCCGGCATCACGCTGGAGCCGGGCGACATCATCGCGACCGGCACGCCGGAAGGCGTGGGCGCCGGCCGCGATCCGCAGGAATGGGTCTGGCCCGGCGACATCATCGAGGCGCAGCTGGAAAAGATCGGGGCGCTGCGCCACCCCGTGGTCGCGGTCGGCGACAGCGCGCAGGTCGAGGCCGGCCAGCCGGTGCGGCGCGTGGCCTGA